The segment TCTTGGAGTAATTGATAACCTATTTAATAAAGTTAAGTAATGAGTATCTTAAAAAAGCCATTAATAACGGAAAAATATAGCCGCATCAGTGAAAAGTTAAATCAATTCGCTTTTGTAGTTGAAAAGAAGGCCACTAAGCCTGAGATAACCCAAGAGATTGAAAAACTATACGGTGTAAATGTTACAGGCATTAGCACTATGGTTTACGCTGGTAAAACTAAATCTAGATTTACTAAACGTGGTCAATTCAATGGAAGAAAACCTGCTTTTAAGAAAGCTATTGTTACACTACAAGAAGGTCAAAAAATTGACTTCTTCCAAAACGTATAAAGGACAAAATGGGAATTAGAAAATTTAATCCAATAACTCCAGGAACACGCTTTAAGTCGGCTAATACTTTTGAAGAAATTACAGCTTCAAAACCTGAGAAGTCACTAACCGTTTCTATAATGAAATCGGGTGGTAGAAATAATAGTGGTAAAATGACTATGCGCTATATAGGTGGTGGTCATAAAAGAAAATATAGGTTAGTAGATTTCAAACGTAGCAAACAAGGCGAAGCCAATGTAGTTACAATTGAGTACGATCCAAATCGCTCAGCTCGTATTGCTTTAATTCAATACGCAGATGGAGAGAAAAGTTATATTTTAGCTCCTAAAGGTTTACAAGTTGGACAAACAGTACAAAGTGGTGCTGGTGCCCCTCCTGAAATAGGTAATACTTTACCTTTACAAGAAATTCCTTTAGGTTCTTTAATTCATAATATTGAAATGTTACCAGGAAAAGGCGGTAAGTTAGTTCGCTCTGCTGGTTCATTTGCACAATTGTTGAATCGTGACGGCCGTTATGCTATTGTAAAATTAGCTTCTGGTGAAACTAGGATGATATTAGTTGCATGTAGCGCTACTGTTGGTCAAGTTTCAAATCCTGATCACAATTTAGAGAGAAAAGGTAAAGCAGGTGCAAACAGATGGAGAGGTGTTCGTCCTCGTACACGTCCGGTAGCAATGAATCCGGTTGATCATCCAATGGGTGGTGGTGAAGGAAGAGCTTCAGGAGGTCACCCACGTTCACGTAACGGTATCAAATCAAAAGGATACAAAACACGTACTCCTAAAAAATATTCAAATAGATTTATCATAGAAAAGCGTAAGAAGTAATAAAGTATGGCTCGTTCACTAAAAAAAGGACCGTTTGTTGATATTAAACTTGAGAAAAAAGTTGATACGATGAATGAGTCGAAAAAGAAATCTGTAATTAAAACTTGGAGTCGCAGATCAATGATAACTCCAGAATTTGTAGGACATACATTTGCTGTTCACAATGGCAATAAATTTATACCTGTTTATGTTACTGAAAATATGGTTGGTCATAAATTAGGTGAGTTCGCTCCTACACGTACATTTAAATCACACCCAGTTAAGAAAGATTAATAATGGAAGCAGTAGCAAAATTAAATAATTGTCCAACCTCTCCTCGTAAGATGAGACTTGTTGTAGACCTTATACGTGGCAAAAGAGTAGAAGAAGCATTTAATACTTTACGCTTTAATAATAAAAAAGAAAGCGCCCACAGAGTTGAAAAG is part of the Bacteroidota bacterium genome and harbors:
- the rplW gene encoding 50S ribosomal protein L23 encodes the protein MSILKKPLITEKYSRISEKLNQFAFVVEKKATKPEITQEIEKLYGVNVTGISTMVYAGKTKSRFTKRGQFNGRKPAFKKAIVTLQEGQKIDFFQNV
- the rplB gene encoding 50S ribosomal protein L2, which gives rise to MGIRKFNPITPGTRFKSANTFEEITASKPEKSLTVSIMKSGGRNNSGKMTMRYIGGGHKRKYRLVDFKRSKQGEANVVTIEYDPNRSARIALIQYADGEKSYILAPKGLQVGQTVQSGAGAPPEIGNTLPLQEIPLGSLIHNIEMLPGKGGKLVRSAGSFAQLLNRDGRYAIVKLASGETRMILVACSATVGQVSNPDHNLERKGKAGANRWRGVRPRTRPVAMNPVDHPMGGGEGRASGGHPRSRNGIKSKGYKTRTPKKYSNRFIIEKRKK
- the rpsS gene encoding 30S ribosomal protein S19 — translated: MARSLKKGPFVDIKLEKKVDTMNESKKKSVIKTWSRRSMITPEFVGHTFAVHNGNKFIPVYVTENMVGHKLGEFAPTRTFKSHPVKKD